A single region of the Amphiura filiformis chromosome 7, Afil_fr2py, whole genome shotgun sequence genome encodes:
- the LOC140156832 gene encoding ATP-dependent RNA helicase DDX19A-like — MADLDWDKAIEAQEKGDNLADKVQDLKLKGEGDEKPSSSNSSSTASAAVADGGNTNEKQKGAGEGEEEKELGEEKADASLFNKLVHNKLVEVTQSSMLDVLQKDPNSPLYSVKSFEELRLKEELLKGVYLMGFNAPSKIQETALPLLLADPPKNMIAQSQSGTGKTAAFVLTMLSRVDGNKEWPQALCLAPTFELALQIGAVVEEMGKCMTDVKIRYSVRGQRVARGERIKEQIVIGTPGTTLDWGLKWKAIDLSKVQVFVLDEADVMIATQGHQDQSIRIQKKLPKTCQMMLFSATYEESVMKFAEAVIPDPIVIRLRRDEESLENIKQYYVMCNNEEEKYEALANIYGAISIGQAIIFCRTKRTANWLTEKMTRDGHAVGLLSGELQVEQRVAVLKRYREGKEKVLITTNVMARGIDIEQVTVVVNFDLPTDQYGQPDCETYLHRIGRTGRFGKQGLAINFVDGPRSMANLQKIEQHFGREIHRLAADDAEEIEKIV, encoded by the exons ATGGCCGACCTTGATTGGGATAAAGCGATCGAGGCGCAGGAGAAAGGAGATAATTTAGCGGATAAG GTACAAGATCTGAAACTGAAAGGAGAAGGTGATGAGAAACCATCCAGTAGTAACTCGTCATCAACGGCATCGGCGGCAGTGGCTGATGGAGGAAACACAAATGAGAAGCAGAAAGGAGCCGGGGAAGGAGAGGAGGAAAAGGAATTAG GTGAAGAGAAAGCAGATGCATCATTGTTCAACAAGCTTGTACACAACAAATTAGTAGAAGTGACGCAGAGTTCTATGTTGGATGTATTACAGAAGGACCCTAATTCACCTCTCTACTCAGTCAAGTCATTTGAAGAGCTTAGATT AAAAGAAGAATTGTTGAAAGGTGTTTACCTGATGGGCTTCAATGCACCCTCCAAGATTCAAGAGACGGCCTTACCATTGCTATTGGCTGATCC GCCCAAGAACATGATAGCACAGTCACAGAGTGGTACAGGCAAGACAGCAGCATTTGTACTCACTATGCTGAGTAGAGTAGATGGTAATAAAGAATGGCCACAG GCTTTATGTTTAGCTCCTACATTTGAGCTGGCGTTACAGATTGGTGCAGTTGTAGAAGAGATGGGAAAATGTATGACTGATGTGAAAATTAGGTACTCGGTCAGGGGACAGAGAG TTGCAAGAGGAGAGAGGATCAAGGAACAGATAGTAATAGGCACACCAGGAACAACACTTGATTGGGGCCTGAAATGGAAGGCAATAGATCTATCTAAGGTCCAAGTCTTTGTACTGGATGAAGCTGACGTAATGATTGCTACACAGGGACATCAAGACCAATCAATTAGGATACAAAA AAAACTACCCAAAACATGTCAAATGATGTTGTTCTCAGCCACCTATGAGGAGTCAGTGATGAAGTTTGCAGAGGCGGTGATCCCCGATCCAAttgtcatcaggttacgaagagACGAGGAGAGTCTAGAGAATATAAAACAATACTATGTAATGTGCAACAATGAGGAAGAGAAGTATGAGGCATTAGCTAACATCTATGGTGCTATTTCTATTGGCCAAGCTATTATATTCTGTAGG ACCAAGAGAACAGCCAACTGGTTAACAGAGAAGATGACAAGAGACGGTCATGCGGTAGGCTTACTTAGCGGTGAATTACAGGTGGAACAAAGAGTAGCAGTACTCAAACGATACAGAGAAGGCAAAGAGAAGGTTCTTATTACAACCAATGTCATGGCAAGAG GTATCGACATTGAGCAAGTGACAGTGGTGGTGAACTTTGACCTCCCCACGGATCAGTACGGACAACCCGACTGTGAGACATACTTACATCGTATAGGACGCACAGGGAGATTTGGCAAACAAGGACTTGCTATCAACTTTGTAGATGGACCCAGATCTATGGCAAACTTACAGAAAATTGAACAACACTTTG GACGTGAAATCCACAGACTAGCAGCAGATGACGCAGAAGAGATAGAGAAGATTGTCTGA